The window GCGTGCTTGGTGCTGGCCTTTGTGAGCTGGACCGCCTTTTGCAGGAGCTCAATGCCACCCAATTCAATATCACAGgtaagaggagagggagaattgAGAATAACAGGAAGAAGCAGCAAAAAGAGCCAAGTAATAATGAGACTAACAACTCCTCCTTCCAACCAGATGAAATCATGTCCCAGTTCCCATCCAGCAAGGCAGCTGATGGAGAACGAAAGGAAGAGCaatctgaggaaaagaaaaggccCACCACGTGAGGCTCTTGGAGACAGGGTTGGAGGGGCTACAGCCTGATAGCTGGATTCCCCAGGTCTGGGCTAGAAGGGGAAAGCCAGAGGTCCAGATGCCTGCCTTCTTTGGGGTTGAGGGTCTGGTAAGAGGGAGGACTGAGAACTAGGGTTCTTGAGTCTGGGATCTGGAAGGACTGAGAAAAGGGGGAAGCTGCTGACCCAAACTCTCTTCTTTCAGCCCCCCTAGCCCGACGCCGCAACTGCCCAAACCTTCAGCCACCTCAGCTACGCTGGAATTGGACAAGCTGATGGCTTCCCTTTCTGATTTCCGTGTCCAGAACCATGTGAGCTGAATGAAAGAGTCAAGGGTCTCCAGGGAGGGTATTGGTTAGTCCCAGTAGCTGTGAGCTTGAACCCACCCAGCTGTCAGAGACCTTCTCACCCCTTCCCCTGTCTCCAACTCTACCCCCTTCAGCTCAGTGAAGCAGATGGGGACGCAATGGCAGGTGCCTCTGTTTTATACCCTAATAGCTTCCTGCTTCTGGGCCTACCCCCAAACCAGAACTGAGCTCGGTGAGTGATACCTCGCCACCACCCACCTCAGGGTCTACCGCTGAGGGCAGCCTGGACACCATGCTGGGGTTGCTGCAGTCAGATCTCAGTCGACAGGGAGTCCCCACCCAGGCCAAGGGCCTTTGTGGTTCCTGCAATAAACCCATTGCTGGGCAGGTGAgtagaaggggggaggagggaagacagACATATAGAGACATTAAGATACACAAATGAGGCTATGAATTCCTTTTGGAGAGTGATAAAAGTGTTACATTTATTATAGACAAGTGCAACTTCAGTGGAGGCCTTGCTACTGTTtttatagtagatatttaaaatatttttgttaggtTCTCACTACTATTTAGCAATatcatttaaatatcatttatctCCTACTACTTTCCCATTCCCCACAATATTCATTCTAGACTTTCTTTTCTAAGCACACACATCTTTTAACACCTCAACCTCTCCACACATTCAGCAGATGATCTTACTTCCTGTTTCATTGAGAACAGGTCATCTTCATCTCAACCCTGTCTTTAGAAGCAGGATGTGTAGGCCAGTGCCTACTTGGGAATCAGGAAGTATCGGGTTCcaatcttacctcagatacttcctatctgtgtgggcctaggtaaatcacttaacttatataagcttaaatttcctcatctgtaaagtggaggaTAAAACAGCACTTACCTCACattgttgttatgaggataaaagtgagaataatatatatgaagtacttttcaaaccttaaagagatatataaatattagctattaactTTCTGCCTTTTGGGGGGCAGAGATAAATTATTATTCTGACTAAGGCTGCCCCCTCCTTCTGGGATCCTAATTCCATTAATAATCCATTCTCTTGactctttatacattttataatatatatgtgtatatctagaTCTATAGCTTTATGATCTATTACTTCCATCTCATtgacatatgttttatatatatatatatatatatatatatatttatatatttatataaacatacatataaaccgtgtgtgtgtgtgtgtgtgtgtctatttccCTGGGTCTGGCTTTCTCAATTCTCATATACACAGAATCCCCAAAACATCtcaatatagttttttttccaatatagttttaagctttaatagcatTTGTGATATATGTTTTTCATATGTGTGTGAGAAATATCTTTGCACTTAAAACTTCGCTAAAACTTTTTGGACACCCTGTATATTCTCatattattccttaaaaaaaaaaattttcccttcacCCTTTCCCGTTAAACTGtcatcctctctcccctcctACATTGCCAAAAAGTAAACAGTCTGCATTCTTTGCCTTCCCTTCCTCATCCCCCACTCAGTTCttagttctttccattttgaCTTCTGTTCCTACCACTCTACTGAAACTCTTCTCTCAAAACCCacaaatgactattttttttttttttttttttttgccaaatccAGTGGCTCTCTTTCAGTTCTCCTTCTTCTTGACATTTCTGTGACTATTAAATTGTGATCTGCAAGATCCCTGGAGAGAGGGAGATCTCAGATCCATTGAAGTATTACTGTATGCAGAGAACAGAGGGAGAGTTATTTTAGATAAGATATAACATTTGTCTTTAGAAACTTACAGACTAGGAGGGGAGATGTAACACATAATCTCAATATAAAACTATACCTAAGtatatggagttttttttttttttttaatgctatgaAAAGGATATTAtcatagggaagtgggagggagaagggaatggtTTTACCAAATTTTTGTGCAGGAAAAAGGATCCTGACAATAGTGTGAAGGCTggagggagacagggaagagTTGGTTATTGTGAAATCCAGAATGACCAACACAATGAAGGATGGTGATGAGGTCCTGTATCAGAGTGACAATAATATACAGGAGAGGACTGCTTCAGTAAAAGGTGGTACTGAGAGGTATTGGTAATTAACTAGATATGAGAgctagagatgaaaaagaaaggtcAAAGATTACACCAAAGTTTCTCCTCTGTTAAACTAGAAAATCTTTAGGATGAGTAACTGCTTCAGTACATCATAAAAAGTGTGAAGTTGGAAGGAAGAATGTGTTTAGGATGAAAGATTAACCTTTAAATAACTTtccttatatgtataaaatgagcagaCTGTGCTTAAAATAACAAtccatttttaataatagtttattttttcaaaatacatacaaagatagttttcaacacccttgcaaaatcctgtgttccaaatttttctccctccctcccttagacagcaagtaatctaatattaCATATGTGCAATTTAAAGATCCATTTTAGCTGTAATCCTGTGTTGTTATAATAAACTCAATTTGAGGTATTTGGAGTTTGAGATGCGTGGGGAATGGAGAGTAGGCAGGGAACCATCCAGGTGATATTCAGAAGaaatcagaggccagatttgagcatCCAGTTGGTAAATGAACATACAGACCCAAGGAGAAGCTTCAGCTACACTCTCATGTAGACACATTTGACCATTTGGCCCACTTCCTCCCTGCAGGTGGTGACAGCTCTAGGCCGGACCTGGCATCCAGAGCACTTTTTATGCGGAGGGTGCTCCGTGGCTCTGGGAGGTAGCAGCTTCTTTGAAAAGGACGGGGCCCCTTACTGCCCTGAATGCTACTTCGAGCGCTTCTCCCCACGCTGTGGTCTCTGCAATCAGCCCATTCGCCATGTGAGCCCTATAGCCTGGAAGCGCCCTTCCACACCCTTAGCCCttgttctcttctccctctatcctGCTCCCCTTCCCCATTCCCCCTACTCCCGCCCTGCCACTCCAACAGTCTTTCAACTCCAAGGAGTACTTCCCGCCCCTCCCTCTCTTTCAGATGGCAGATATAAAGTGGTTTGGACACCCAAAAGCGGTGTGGGAAcgtgttttgttgttattattacagaAGATGGTCACCGCCCTGGATACCCATTGGCATCCGGAACATTTCTGCTGCGTCAGCTGCGGGGAGCCCTTCGGGGAAGAGGGTGAGAAAGGCACCCGGGGTACCCAGCAGGGAGGAGTCCGCTCCCCCTAATCCCTAGGACCACTCCTCAGATATTTCCCTCTGTCCCCCTGCCACCTTTGATCATGATTTCACCCTTTAGTTATCTTTTCCCTCCCGGACTGCCCCATTACAACTTTTGGGTACccattcccctcctctcttccgaTCTTTCCCCTCATTCCACCCCACCTGACCCGGACCCGCAGGGTTCCACGAGCGGGAGGGCCGCCCGTATTGCCGCCGGGATTTTCTGCAGCTGTTCGCCCCACGCTGCCAAGGTTGCCAGGGTCCTATCCTGGAGAACTACATCTCGGCGCTGAGCGCACTGTGGCACCCGGACTGCTTCGTGTGCAGGGTGAGGAGGGGCCGAGGAGGGTTGGGGCAGCCGGGGAGAACGATGAATTTGGACGCTCCCGCCCGCCCCGGTCCCGGGCTCGGTCCCTAATCGCGCTCTGGCGGTTGGCTCGTGTCTTTTCCTCCAGGAATGCTTTACGCCCTTCTCGGGAGGCAGTTTCTTCGAGCACGAAGGACGCCCGCTCTGCGAGAGCCACTTTCACGCCCGTCGGGGCTCCCTCTGCGCGACCTGCGGGCTGCCGGTCACCGGCCGCTGCGTCTCCGCGCTGGGGCGCCGCTTCCACCCGGATCACTTCACCTGCACCTTCTGCCTGCGCCCGCTGACCAAGGGCTCCTTCCAGGAGCGCGCGGACAAGCCTTACTGCCAGCCTTGCTTCCTCAAGCTCTTCGGCTGAGCCTCCCACCTCGGGAAAGGCCAGCCGCAAGGGCAGAACCCCGTTCTAAGAAAGGCTTCTTCCCTTCAAAAGAGCGCGGTACGAGGGGAggcccctccccttctccccctcccaaaCCTGGAGGTTGATTAGCCTCCGTCCCTAGCGAGGCCTCCTGAGAACTAGGCCCGGCCCAAAGAGaggtcctttccctcctccagAGCCCGACTCAAGGATAGAACGCGTCCCCAGCGCACTTCGCCTTTTAATTAGAGTGCCGGCCGACTCCCGCCCCTTAACTAGACCCATTCCCAAAGAAAGGTCCGGTCCTTCCTTTGATTCAAGAATGTGTCCAGTGCCCGGAGGTCCATATCTATCACAACCTCAAGGCAGATGTTCTCTCCAAAAAACGCGGCTTTCAGGAGAAAAGTCTCTTCCCAGAAGCTGCCCAATTATCCCTGAAGCTCCATCCCTCTGGGGAATGTGGAGAAAGGCATAGGGGTGTGTAGTGAGTGAGTCCGTGCCTCTCTTTGTGGGAAGGAGTAGGGTCTTAACCTTATTCTGGCTGACTCAAGCCTACTCACAAGAGTAGGCTTTCAGAGGATACTGAGTTATGGGGCTCTGCTAGATTTTCCCAAATGTGGGGAACTCTTTTAAGTTTTAAAGCACTTGGATTTTACTGAGAAAGGAAAGCTTATGGGAATGGGATCAGGTCCAAGAAAACTGAGGATCCAGATTCTGCCTCAGGGTATTTTGTGAGAACTCTGGGTTTCCCTCACTGCTAACCTCACCTATCTCTACATAAACACATTTTCACCAACTGGCTTCCTGTGTTTGTCTTTTAGCAAGGGAAGTCAGGTGGCCCTCCAGCCTTTGCCAGTTCTGATTCTTTTACTTCTGGAATACACACCCTTATTCTGAATCCGGAAACAccggctctctctctctccgaaACCTAGTGCTTAAGTTTTGACTATGTGGCTCTATGGAACCACCGACAGCCAGAAATAACCTTCATGAATTACTTCTAGCTGGAAGATTCATTAAAAATCATCTTGGCCCCTTTTTACTGGGGGAAAAAGAACGGATTTACTCAAGGCTAAACTGAGTTGATGGCCGAGCTAGAAATCCATTTCTGTAGGTCTTTGCTTTCTACCTATCCATTCATTAATTCAACACATTTCTGGGCACTCGATATATGTAATCTGTAGctcttactccttttccaattaggATCCTTATGTGGGAAGAAGTGAAGAAAAGGATTGGTTACTGAAGAACCCACAGGTCTTATTATAAATGTAGTGAACTGTGGCTGTGTGATACGGGCAGTTGATTTATCTCTCAGGTGCTATCTTAAGAAGAAATATACCACCCACTCCAGATTGTATTTGGGAATGTCATGGGATTTTTTAGTTGCTAGAATTGCAAAAATTCAGTCTTTAATAGGCTTGATCCTTCCCAGAAGACTTTTCTTCCATAATTTAACTTCCCTTCTCTCAAATCACAAATTTTTAGGCTTAGAAAAATCACTGTTTCTGGCTATGTAATTTATTACCAATATCaaataataaacacttaaaacAAGACTGCAATAGAAATCAAAGCCAGTCATTTCTGTGCTCTGGGAAAACAGGAGAAAGATGACCTGCCAAGTGGAACTGATGGTTTGGTGTAGTCTCAGTGCCAGtccatccctccctttttttctggtttacTGGTCctcatctatttctattttgctttcatCCTTCCACTTTCTTGAGTAGTGTCCCCTCAAATTTAGCAGAAAATCCCTAAGTGCCTCTGGAACCCTAAAGCAAACAACACTGTTTAGGCCTAAAGATTTTCTGTCCTTCCAGGGAAGTTCTCCAAAGTTTCTGTCAACCCAATGAAAGGTACACCTAAGTAGCCAAGGTCTCTGTGATCCTGGATCTGTTACCTATGTGTAATCCATAGCCTAGTTCCTCAAACTGAATGGCTCATACATACTTTAATTTGGAAAGTGTGCTCTTCAAAATGATTGGTTTCTCTCTGGATCATTGCCTCTACTTGGATCCATgatctttttcaaaaataaagtctAAGTATACCTCTGTGCAGGTTTCCCTAAATATGAATGTCAACCCTAACTTGCAAATAGACAATATACAATTTATGTATATGACAACCTTTTTGCCTTACGGAAAGTGTGTAAACTGGAAGGCTGTTTAGGAACCCCCTGAAGCTCTCCCTTGATGCAGACTGAATTACCAATAAGACAATCCTTTTATTCCATTAAGTCTTTCCCACAATGTACCAGGCCCCCCCAAGAAGTACAATGCTACCATGTGGTTTAGATTCTCACTTCAATACCCATCCCCCTCCACCCTACCCCACCCTATCCCACCCATcaagataaacaaataaacattctTTGGAGCTCAATGAATAAGTAAACCCCAGTTGGGAAACCACATTTCTCAGCCTGGGGCTCTTCAGAACAAGACTTTTGCTTCATGTGGAAGAGGTCTTCTAAGCCCCAAttcctaaaataattttctttagtttctccTGTTCTAAGATGTCTCCGTTAACATGTATTGAGAAGACTGGTATAAGGCATTCCTAGTGCACCATCTGTTTTGTCTTCAACCCTCTTCTCATtaatagttgttttgttttgttttttgccaagGAAGCACTTTTTGTATCAATATCTTGAGACTGACAAATCTTAATTGATAGGTCTAAACCCAATGGACCAAGAAGCTCActctgaagcaaaaaaaaaaaaaaaaaaaaaaagttatggaagAAACTGGCAGCAAAGATCTTCATCTTTGTTGAGAGAAGAGATAGATTGAAGATTTGAGAATAGCTAGAAAGCTTAAGATTCACCTGGTCTGGTATCAAGTAATATTCCCTTGTATGTATTTGTAATTACTTTTCCCTACtgtgttatttcttttctttctttctttttttttcccccagggcaattggggttaagtgacttctccaggatctcacagctaggaagtgttaagtgcctgagaccagatctaaactcaggtcctcctgacttcagggctgatgctctatccattgcaccacttagcttccCCCCACTGTGTTATTTCtgagcatatatgtgtatacacacacacacacacattctcttttctctagtgAATAAACAGTAAACAACTCTTGTGGCTTGAAATATGTGGTAGACagg of the Sarcophilus harrisii chromosome 1, mSarHar1.11, whole genome shotgun sequence genome contains:
- the TGFB1I1 gene encoding transforming growth factor beta-1-induced transcript 1 protein isoform X2, which produces MEDLDALLSDLESTTSHIPRTGALRDQSQEATSAPPPYSQQQQKVARETSGASGDKDHLYSTVCKPRSPKPAAPPFSSSGVLGAGLCELDRLLQELNATQFNITDEIMSQFPSSKAADGERKEEQSEEKKRPTTPPSPTPQLPKPSATSATLELDKLMASLSDFRVQNHLPASGPTPKPELSSVSDTSPPPTSGSTAEGSLDTMLGLLQSDLSRQGVPTQAKGLCGSCNKPIAGQVVTALGRTWHPEHFLCGGCSVALGGSSFFEKDGAPYCPECYFERFSPRCGLCNQPIRHKMVTALDTHWHPEHFCCVSCGEPFGEEGFHEREGRPYCRRDFLQLFAPRCQGCQGPILENYISALSALWHPDCFVCRECFTPFSGGSFFEHEGRPLCESHFHARRGSLCATCGLPVTGRCVSALGRRFHPDHFTCTFCLRPLTKGSFQERADKPYCQPCFLKLFG
- the TGFB1I1 gene encoding transforming growth factor beta-1-induced transcript 1 protein isoform X1 — translated: MEDLDALLSDLESTTSHIPRTGALRDQSQEATSAPPPYSQQQQKVARETSGASGDKDHLYSTVCKPRSPKPAAPPFSSSGVLGAGLCELDRLLQELNATQFNITDEIMSQFPSSKAADGERKEEQSEEKKRPTTPPSPTPQLPKPSATSATLELDKLMASLSDFRVQNHLPASGPTPKPELSSVSDTSPPPTSGSTAEGSLDTMLGLLQSDLSRQGVPTQAKGLCGSCNKPIAGQVVTALGRTWHPEHFLCGGCSVALGGSSFFEKDGAPYCPECYFERFSPRCGLCNQPIRHMADIKWFGHPKAVWERVLLLLLQKMVTALDTHWHPEHFCCVSCGEPFGEEGFHEREGRPYCRRDFLQLFAPRCQGCQGPILENYISALSALWHPDCFVCRECFTPFSGGSFFEHEGRPLCESHFHARRGSLCATCGLPVTGRCVSALGRRFHPDHFTCTFCLRPLTKGSFQERADKPYCQPCFLKLFG